The following proteins come from a genomic window of Gemmatimonadota bacterium:
- a CDS encoding cell division protein ZapA, with product MQGDQELRPIQQELEASQRTSVTVAIGGDEYNLRVITTPEYALRCAGVVDASMQEITSRAALVDPHRAAILAALSVADRMFRAEAQVGVEKAWAADRAGALADRIQERLAESSA from the coding sequence ATGCAAGGGGACCAGGAGCTGCGGCCGATCCAGCAGGAGTTGGAGGCGTCCCAACGGACGAGCGTTACCGTCGCGATCGGCGGCGATGAGTACAACCTGCGTGTCATCACCACGCCCGAGTACGCGCTGCGCTGCGCCGGCGTCGTGGACGCTTCCATGCAGGAGATCACGAGTCGCGCGGCGTTGGTCGATCCGCACCGCGCCGCCATCCTGGCGGCGCTGTCGGTGGCGGACAGGATGTTCCGCGCCGAGGCCCAGGTGGGCGTCGAGAAGGCGTGGGCCGCCGACAGAGCCGGCGCGCTGGCCGACCGGATCCAAGAGCGCCTGGCCGAAAGCTCCGCCTAG
- a CDS encoding bifunctional 5,10-methylenetetrahydrofolate dehydrogenase/5,10-methenyltetrahydrofolate cyclohydrolase yields MRIISGKDLSEEMRAEIAEQAGAFTRDTGVRPGLVTVLVGEDAASQLYVRMKGKAADKAGFMSRNMVLSESATQDELLGVIAGLNADPEVHGILVQLPLPDHIAEAAVIDAISPDKDVDGFHSVNTGRLSAGDTNVLAPCTPAGVVEMLVRSGYDPAGKHVVIVGRSNIVGKPLAQLLLRRGRGGDATVTVAHSRTQNLGEHTRQADILVAAVGRAELITADMVKPGAVVIDVGVNRVEDPTREKGYKVVGDVAFDEVAQVAEAITPVPGGVGPMTITMLLANTLEAARRLNSVSVETT; encoded by the coding sequence ATGAGAATCATCAGCGGCAAGGATTTGAGCGAAGAGATGCGGGCGGAGATCGCCGAGCAGGCGGGCGCGTTCACCCGGGACACGGGCGTGCGGCCCGGGTTGGTGACCGTGCTCGTGGGCGAGGACGCGGCGAGCCAGTTGTACGTCCGCATGAAGGGCAAGGCGGCCGACAAGGCCGGCTTCATGTCGCGCAACATGGTGCTGTCGGAGAGCGCCACCCAGGACGAGCTGCTGGGCGTGATCGCCGGACTCAACGCCGACCCCGAGGTGCACGGCATCCTCGTGCAGCTCCCGCTGCCGGACCACATCGCCGAGGCCGCGGTGATAGACGCGATCTCGCCCGACAAGGACGTGGACGGGTTCCACTCGGTGAACACCGGTCGGCTGTCGGCGGGAGACACCAACGTGCTGGCACCCTGCACACCCGCCGGCGTGGTGGAGATGCTCGTGCGGTCCGGCTACGACCCGGCCGGCAAGCACGTGGTGATCGTCGGGCGCTCCAACATCGTGGGCAAGCCGCTCGCCCAGCTCCTGCTGCGCAGGGGTCGGGGCGGCGACGCGACCGTCACGGTCGCCCACAGCCGCACGCAGAACCTGGGAGAGCATACCCGGCAGGCCGACATCCTGGTCGCCGCGGTCGGGCGTGCGGAGCTGATCACCGCGGACATGGTCAAGCCGGGCGCGGTGGTTATCGACGTCGGCGTCAACCGCGTCGAGGACCCGACGCGCGAGAAGGGCTACAAGGTGGTCGGAGACGTGGCGTTCGACGAGGTCGCACAGGTGGCCGAGGCCATCACGCCGGTCCCCGGAGGGGTGGGCCCCATGACCATCACGATGCTGCTCGCGAACACCCTGGAGGCCGCGCGCCGCCTCAACTCCGTGAGCGTGGAGACGACGTGA
- the xseB gene encoding exodeoxyribonuclease VII small subunit → MNQTSNDVDEGSSPSPADNVSLDERLSRLERIVRELERDDQQLDDALRLFEEGVEHVRAAREALSRSELRIENLVSDAEVEEDDSFTSAE, encoded by the coding sequence ATGAATCAGACTTCCAATGACGTCGATGAGGGGTCGTCCCCGTCGCCGGCGGACAACGTGAGCCTGGACGAACGTCTGTCTCGGCTCGAGCGGATCGTCCGGGAGCTGGAGCGCGACGACCAGCAACTGGACGACGCGCTGCGCCTCTTCGAGGAGGGCGTCGAGCACGTACGAGCCGCGCGCGAGGCGCTGTCTCGCTCCGAACTCCGCATCGAGAATCTCGTGTCCGACGCGGAGGTCGAGGAGGACGACTCGTTCACGTCGGCGGAATGA
- the rplT gene encoding 50S ribosomal protein L20, with product MGRVTSAVQRHRKKKRYFKAAKGYWGARSKLWRIAKNAVERGWQYSYRDRKQRKRVFRRLWITRINAAAREHDMSYSRFMNGLKHSGIEINRKVLADLAVRQPDAFAELVGRARAGLE from the coding sequence ATGGGTCGCGTCACGAGCGCGGTGCAGAGGCACCGCAAGAAGAAGCGGTATTTCAAGGCCGCCAAGGGCTATTGGGGGGCACGATCCAAGCTCTGGCGGATCGCCAAGAACGCGGTGGAGCGCGGCTGGCAGTACAGCTACCGGGATCGCAAGCAGCGCAAGCGGGTGTTTCGGCGGCTCTGGATCACGCGCATCAACGCGGCCGCACGCGAGCACGACATGAGCTATTCGCGCTTCATGAATGGGCTCAAGCACTCCGGCATCGAGATCAATCGCAAGGTTCTGGCTGACCTGGCAGTACGGCAGCCGGATGCCTTTGCCGAGCTCGTGGGTCGAGCCCGGGCCGGGTTGGAGTAA
- the rpmI gene encoding 50S ribosomal protein L35, with translation MPKMKSNRAAAKRFRRTATGKLKRNKAFKSHILTKKSPKRKRQLRGSTMVSAADKKRVNRLLGGK, from the coding sequence ATGCCGAAGATGAAGTCGAACCGAGCCGCCGCGAAGCGCTTCAGGCGGACGGCCACGGGTAAGTTGAAGCGGAACAAGGCTTTCAAGAGCCACATCCTTACCAAGAAGAGCCCCAAGCGGAAGCGGCAGCTGCGCGGTTCCACCATGGTGTCGGCGGCCGACAAGAAACGTGTGAACCGGCTGCTGGGAGGGAAGTAG
- the xseA gene encoding exodeoxyribonuclease VII large subunit: MTLDLFGRAPPGSREAAERRARTEALVPGRSRDAPLSPSTVNGLAREVLETGFPSLWVAGEVANWRRVPAGHCYFTLRDASAQLPCVMFASQARRLPADPENGMEVRVLGALTLYETRGAYQLRAEMLEAAGGDGLWRLAFERLRVRLQEDGLLAPGRKRALPRCPTRVGIVTSPAGAALHDILRVIAERAPWTEVVFCPARVQGDGAAADIARALGAVGRAAGVEVVIVGRGGGSTEDLWAFNEEVVARAISASPVPVVSAVGHEVDVTIADLVADVRAPTPSAAAEIVVPDRVALAREVEDASTRLARALRHYVRARRSRLALLAERARGAASRRLRERRERLGRLAAQLDALSPLGALGRGYAVPLGADGRVLRSADEFVSALPFRLRVVDGEVDCRVED, translated from the coding sequence GTGACCCTGGACCTGTTCGGGCGCGCCCCGCCAGGCTCGCGCGAAGCGGCCGAGCGCCGGGCCCGCACCGAGGCGCTGGTGCCGGGACGTAGCCGTGACGCCCCGCTGTCTCCCTCCACCGTGAACGGCCTCGCCCGCGAGGTGCTCGAGACCGGATTCCCGTCCCTGTGGGTCGCCGGGGAGGTGGCCAACTGGCGCCGCGTCCCCGCCGGCCACTGCTACTTCACGCTGCGCGACGCGTCGGCACAATTGCCGTGCGTGATGTTCGCCAGCCAGGCGCGCCGGCTGCCCGCCGATCCGGAAAATGGCATGGAAGTCCGGGTGCTGGGCGCGCTGACCCTGTACGAGACGCGGGGCGCCTATCAGTTGCGCGCCGAGATGCTCGAGGCGGCCGGCGGCGACGGGCTCTGGCGGCTCGCGTTCGAGCGTCTGCGGGTGCGCCTGCAGGAGGACGGCCTTCTGGCGCCGGGGCGCAAGCGGGCGCTGCCGCGCTGTCCCACGCGGGTGGGCATCGTCACTTCGCCCGCGGGCGCCGCGCTGCACGACATACTGCGAGTGATCGCCGAGCGCGCGCCGTGGACGGAAGTGGTCTTCTGTCCGGCCCGGGTGCAGGGCGATGGGGCCGCGGCGGACATCGCGCGGGCGCTCGGCGCGGTGGGCCGAGCGGCCGGGGTGGAGGTGGTCATAGTGGGGCGGGGCGGGGGATCGACGGAGGACCTGTGGGCGTTCAACGAGGAGGTCGTGGCGCGCGCCATATCGGCCTCACCGGTGCCCGTCGTGAGCGCCGTCGGGCACGAGGTCGACGTGACCATCGCGGACCTGGTGGCGGACGTGCGTGCCCCCACGCCCTCCGCGGCGGCGGAGATCGTCGTGCCCGATCGGGTGGCGCTCGCGCGCGAAGTGGAGGACGCGAGCACCAGACTCGCGCGCGCGCTGAGGCATTACGTGCGCGCGCGCCGCTCGCGGCTGGCGCTGCTCGCCGAGCGCGCTCGGGGCGCGGCCAGCCGACGCCTGCGCGAACGCCGAGAGCGCCTGGGCCGGCTGGCCGCGCAGTTGGACGCGCTGTCCCCGCTCGGGGCGCTGGGGCGTGGCTACGCGGTGCCGCTGGGCGCGGACGGACGCGTCCTGCGATCGGCGGACGAGTTCGTTTCGGCGCTGCCGTTCCGCTTGCGCGTGGTGGACGGCGAGGTGGATTGCCGCGTGGAGGACTAA
- a CDS encoding phenylalanine--tRNA ligase subunit alpha, which produces MLAAAQAEAAGASGVDDLEAVRVRWLGRKEGRLTAVLRGLSSLPAEQRGAVGAAANRAKQVLSEALDQRVASLRAEPAAEGGLDLSMPGRREWRGGVHPVTVVIDEICDIFRGLGFTRARGPEVETDWHNFVALNTPLDHPAADEHDTMWLGPHTLLRSHTSPVQIRTMQAYEPPVRIVVPGMAYRRDPFDASHAPAFEQIEGLAVDEGITFVEFKWTLAEFARQFFGADTRTRFRPSYFPFTEPSAEVDVTCMICDAQGCSACKGTGWIEIMGAGMVDPAVFERVGYDPERYTGFAFGMGPARIAMLRYGVPDIRIFYDSDIRFLEQFAR; this is translated from the coding sequence ATGCTGGCGGCGGCGCAGGCGGAGGCAGCCGGGGCGTCCGGCGTCGATGACCTGGAAGCCGTCCGCGTCCGGTGGTTGGGGCGCAAGGAAGGCCGGCTGACGGCCGTTCTTCGGGGCCTCAGCTCGCTCCCGGCCGAGCAGCGGGGCGCCGTCGGCGCGGCCGCCAATCGCGCCAAGCAGGTGCTCTCGGAGGCCCTGGACCAGCGCGTGGCGTCGCTGCGGGCGGAGCCCGCCGCCGAGGGCGGGCTCGACCTGTCCATGCCCGGACGGCGCGAGTGGCGCGGCGGCGTCCACCCCGTCACGGTCGTGATCGACGAGATCTGCGACATCTTTCGCGGCCTGGGCTTCACCCGCGCCCGCGGTCCGGAAGTGGAGACCGACTGGCACAACTTCGTCGCGCTGAATACGCCGCTGGACCATCCCGCCGCGGACGAGCACGACACGATGTGGCTGGGGCCGCACACGCTGCTGCGCAGTCACACCTCGCCGGTGCAGATCCGCACCATGCAGGCCTACGAGCCGCCGGTGCGGATCGTGGTGCCCGGAATGGCCTACCGACGCGACCCCTTCGACGCTTCCCACGCCCCCGCCTTCGAGCAGATCGAGGGCCTGGCGGTCGACGAGGGGATCACGTTCGTGGAGTTCAAGTGGACGCTGGCCGAATTCGCGAGGCAGTTCTTCGGCGCGGACACCAGGACTCGCTTCCGGCCCTCCTACTTCCCGTTCACGGAGCCGAGCGCGGAAGTGGACGTCACCTGCATGATCTGCGACGCCCAGGGTTGTAGCGCCTGCAAGGGCACCGGCTGGATAGAGATCATGGGCGCGGGCATGGTCGACCCGGCGGTGTTCGAGCGGGTCGGCTACGACCCGGAGCGCTACACGGGATTCGCCTTCGGCATGGGGCCGGCGCGGATCGCCATGCTGAGATACGGGGTCCCCGACATCCGCATATTCTACGACTCGGACATCCGCTTCCTGGAGCAGTTCGCCCGATGA
- a CDS encoding polyprenyl synthetase family protein — MTAATQTLDLARFLADTARRTNEALDDVLLRRLGRPAASLDPVLRYGTLWGGKRLRPALCVAAYRAAGGSDLEGIYELAASLEFIHAYSLLHDDLPCMDDDDLRRGRPAAHAVFGTPAATVGAAALIPIACASAASGAGRLGLSDPATGAIVTVLCRAAGAGGMIGGQILDLAAEGGGAGLEELERVHALKTGALLSAAAEMGALAAGASPAMTEACAAYGRHLGLAFQIADDVLEATSAADVLGKPVDGDLSLGKSTFPSLLGAAGARERALAEAERARAALRAAGLEDPLLFALAAYAAERDK; from the coding sequence ATGACGGCCGCGACCCAGACGCTCGACCTCGCGCGCTTCCTCGCCGACACCGCGCGCCGGACCAACGAGGCCTTGGACGACGTTCTGCTGCGCCGCCTGGGCCGGCCGGCCGCGAGCCTGGACCCGGTGCTCCGTTACGGCACGCTGTGGGGCGGCAAGAGGCTTCGTCCCGCGCTCTGCGTCGCCGCGTACCGGGCGGCGGGCGGGTCCGATCTGGAAGGGATCTACGAGCTCGCCGCGTCGCTGGAGTTCATCCACGCGTACTCGCTGCTGCACGACGACCTCCCCTGCATGGACGACGACGACCTGAGGCGCGGGCGACCCGCCGCGCACGCGGTGTTCGGGACGCCGGCGGCCACCGTCGGGGCGGCGGCCCTCATACCCATTGCTTGCGCGTCGGCCGCCAGCGGCGCCGGGCGTCTGGGTCTCTCCGACCCGGCGACGGGCGCGATCGTGACGGTGCTATGCCGCGCCGCCGGCGCGGGCGGCATGATCGGCGGCCAGATCCTGGACCTCGCGGCGGAGGGCGGCGGGGCGGGGCTCGAGGAGCTGGAACGGGTGCACGCGCTCAAGACGGGCGCGCTGCTGTCCGCTGCCGCCGAGATGGGCGCGCTCGCGGCCGGGGCGAGCCCCGCGATGACGGAGGCGTGCGCGGCGTACGGCCGCCACCTGGGGCTGGCGTTTCAGATCGCCGACGACGTGCTGGAGGCCACGTCGGCCGCGGATGTCCTGGGCAAGCCCGTGGACGGAGATCTCTCGCTGGGAAAGTCCACCTTCCCGTCGCTGCTGGGCGCGGCCGGCGCGCGCGAGCGCGCCCTGGCCGAGGCCGAACGCGCGCGCGCGGCGCTGCGGGCTGCGGGCCTCGAGGATCCGCTGCTCTTCGCGCTGGCCGCGTACGCCGCCGAGAGGGACAAGTGA
- the rny gene encoding ribonuclease Y codes for MDGLPIEVAAPLAFVLGGLTAWAVARVLRARGFRSAREEADRMVSEATQDADRVRKEAELAGKESVFRAKEAWERDEAELRREAKDVEGRLESRRGTLDRREESIARREEELSSQEHALAGKMDALRAQAEGLERQRGEVRGRLEKLAGLSAQDAKRHLIQEFEEEARAEGANRLREIRESAKRDADREARNIISLAIQRIAADHTAESTVSVVSLPSDEMKGRIIGREGRNIRAFEQATGIDVIIDDTPEAVILSGFDPIRRETARISLEKLITDGRIHPGRIEEVVAKSRKEVDGAMVEAAEEILYEMGVHGVHAEIVKVLGRLKYRTSYGQNQLLHSKEVAIVAGNMAMEMGLDATMAKRMGLLHDVGKGLTHDHEGTHVELGYRLCERHGEPEQVLNAIKAHHDEEPHRFPETFLVTAADAISGARPGARREMFETYVKRLEKLEEIAQGFDGVERCFAIQAGREIRVMVDPDNVTDEAMTRLSDQVARKLEDELQYPGQIKVVVIRETRAVDFAR; via the coding sequence ATGGACGGGTTGCCCATAGAGGTGGCGGCCCCGCTCGCGTTCGTGCTCGGGGGGCTCACGGCCTGGGCCGTAGCCCGAGTGCTGCGTGCCCGGGGCTTCCGCTCGGCCCGCGAAGAGGCCGACCGGATGGTATCGGAGGCAACTCAGGACGCCGACCGGGTCCGCAAGGAAGCCGAGCTCGCCGGCAAGGAGAGCGTTTTCCGCGCAAAGGAAGCGTGGGAGCGGGACGAAGCGGAGCTGCGGCGGGAAGCAAAAGACGTCGAGGGGCGTCTCGAGTCGCGGCGCGGTACGCTGGATCGTCGCGAAGAAAGCATCGCCCGGCGCGAGGAGGAGTTGTCCAGCCAGGAGCATGCCCTGGCGGGCAAGATGGACGCCCTGCGGGCGCAGGCCGAGGGACTGGAGCGGCAACGCGGCGAGGTGCGGGGGCGGCTGGAGAAGCTCGCCGGGCTGTCCGCGCAGGACGCGAAGCGCCATCTCATCCAGGAGTTCGAGGAAGAGGCGAGAGCCGAGGGCGCCAATCGCCTTCGAGAGATCCGCGAGTCCGCCAAGCGGGACGCCGATCGCGAAGCCCGCAACATCATCTCGCTGGCGATCCAGCGCATCGCCGCCGACCACACCGCCGAGAGCACGGTCTCCGTCGTGAGCCTCCCATCGGACGAAATGAAGGGCCGCATCATAGGCCGTGAGGGCCGCAACATCAGGGCGTTCGAACAGGCCACCGGTATCGACGTCATCATCGACGACACCCCCGAAGCGGTGATCCTGTCCGGGTTCGATCCGATCCGCAGGGAAACCGCGCGCATAAGCCTCGAGAAGCTCATCACCGATGGGCGCATCCATCCCGGGCGCATCGAGGAAGTGGTGGCCAAGAGCCGCAAGGAGGTCGACGGGGCCATGGTGGAAGCGGCCGAGGAGATCCTCTACGAGATGGGGGTCCACGGCGTGCACGCGGAGATCGTAAAGGTCCTCGGGCGGCTGAAATACCGCACCTCCTACGGGCAGAACCAGCTCCTGCACTCCAAGGAAGTCGCGATAGTCGCGGGCAACATGGCCATGGAGATGGGCCTGGACGCGACGATGGCCAAGCGCATGGGGCTGCTGCACGACGTGGGCAAGGGGCTTACCCACGACCACGAAGGGACGCACGTAGAGCTCGGCTATCGGCTGTGCGAGCGGCACGGGGAGCCCGAGCAGGTCCTGAACGCCATCAAGGCGCACCACGACGAGGAGCCGCACCGCTTCCCGGAGACCTTCCTGGTCACCGCCGCCGACGCCATCAGCGGGGCCCGCCCCGGGGCGCGCCGGGAGATGTTCGAGACCTACGTCAAGCGGCTCGAGAAGCTGGAGGAAATCGCCCAGGGCTTCGACGGGGTCGAGCGCTGCTTCGCGATCCAGGCGGGCCGCGAGATCAGGGTCATGGTGGACCCGGACAACGTGACCGACGAGGCCATGACGCGCCTCAGCGACCAGGTCGCCCGCAAGCTGGAGGACGAGCTCCAGTATCCGGGCCAGATCAAGGTGGTGGTGATCCGCGAGACGCGCGCCGTGGATTTCGCCCGCTGA
- the pheT gene encoding phenylalanine--tRNA ligase subunit beta produces MNVSYQWLREIAPGLEGDAVEVADRLAALGAPADAVTAVGAALGDVVVGRVLEVAKHPNADRLTLCRVDAGGEAPVNVVCGAPNVQAGAFYPFIPVGGVLPGGVKIRKAKIRGEVSAGMLCSARELELGHDHMGILRLGDAHEPGAPFVDAAGLDDTRLELDITADRPDLLCHMGVARALEGVTGVRIPPIPGTDVATSTDPAMASAGAQAEAAGARIEIEDTEACMRFLGTVIEGVRVGPSPEWLEMRLRAVGLRPINNVVDVTNFVNHELGRPMHAYDLDRVRGRRIGVRWGAAGEKVVTLDGEERKLSEGMLVIADAEGPIGLAGVMGGLDSEVSDATTTVFLELAHFDPKSVRATRRAAGLTTDASFRFERGVDPDAAEPALRRALAMIVELTGGQVVGDIGDAHPAPSVAHEVTLRTDRVRHLLGVPLTTERVRELLAPIGLEVVDADADATTYRVPGHRLTDLTREVDLIEEVARHAGYDSFPEERLPIRPSAVPDAPLSVLEGRLRERWVGRGFLEARTAAFAPEEEGDVALLNPLSSEESRLRRSLVPGLIRRLRFNQARGARDVRLFEIGTGFAAALSEDDMPRETTRLAAAFTGARRAPHWESPVPEWDVWDARGLLEDMADALELSASVVGWSAAAPRTDIGASLGGTGLDAPSALRLIDAEGAIVGVAGPVAAAVADAPPWSAPWWALEVLLPSDPDLSDRRRLIPLPAQPAVERDLALATPIEMPAAEVDRGIRAAASELLVGLTLFDVYVGPGVDAGRRSLAFRLRFQAPDRTLTDSEVDAEVARVLDRLAEELDVRQRS; encoded by the coding sequence ATGAACGTCAGCTACCAGTGGCTGCGCGAGATCGCTCCCGGGCTCGAGGGCGACGCGGTGGAGGTCGCCGATCGACTGGCAGCCCTCGGCGCCCCCGCCGACGCCGTGACCGCCGTCGGTGCTGCGCTGGGCGACGTGGTCGTGGGGCGCGTCCTGGAGGTGGCCAAGCACCCCAACGCCGACCGCCTGACGCTGTGCCGGGTGGACGCCGGTGGAGAGGCTCCGGTGAACGTGGTGTGCGGCGCCCCGAACGTGCAGGCCGGGGCGTTCTACCCCTTCATCCCGGTCGGGGGCGTGCTGCCGGGAGGGGTCAAGATTCGCAAGGCGAAGATCCGGGGCGAGGTCAGCGCAGGGATGCTGTGCAGCGCCCGCGAACTCGAGCTGGGACACGATCACATGGGCATCCTGCGGCTGGGCGACGCCCACGAGCCGGGCGCCCCCTTCGTGGACGCCGCGGGCCTCGATGACACGCGCCTGGAGCTGGACATCACCGCGGACCGCCCAGACCTGCTGTGCCACATGGGCGTCGCGCGCGCCCTCGAGGGCGTGACTGGCGTGCGCATTCCGCCCATTCCCGGTACCGACGTGGCGACCTCGACCGATCCCGCCATGGCTTCGGCCGGAGCGCAGGCGGAGGCGGCCGGCGCGCGCATCGAGATCGAGGATACCGAGGCGTGCATGCGCTTCCTTGGCACTGTGATCGAGGGCGTGCGAGTCGGCCCCTCGCCCGAATGGCTGGAGATGCGTCTGCGAGCGGTCGGGCTGCGCCCGATCAACAACGTGGTGGACGTCACCAACTTCGTGAACCACGAGTTGGGCAGGCCCATGCACGCCTACGACCTGGACCGCGTGCGGGGCAGGAGAATCGGCGTGCGCTGGGGCGCCGCGGGCGAGAAGGTCGTTACGCTCGATGGAGAAGAACGAAAGCTGAGCGAAGGCATGCTGGTGATCGCCGACGCCGAAGGACCGATCGGCCTGGCCGGCGTGATGGGCGGCCTCGACTCGGAGGTGTCCGACGCCACCACGACGGTCTTCCTCGAGCTGGCCCACTTCGATCCGAAGTCGGTGCGGGCGACGCGCAGGGCGGCGGGACTCACCACGGACGCCAGCTTCCGCTTCGAGCGCGGCGTCGATCCCGACGCCGCGGAGCCGGCGCTGCGCCGCGCCTTGGCCATGATAGTAGAGCTGACCGGGGGTCAGGTGGTGGGCGACATCGGCGACGCCCACCCCGCGCCCAGCGTCGCCCACGAGGTGACGCTGCGGACCGACCGGGTGCGGCACCTGCTGGGCGTGCCGCTGACGACCGAGCGGGTGCGCGAGCTGCTTGCGCCCATCGGACTCGAGGTCGTCGACGCCGACGCCGACGCGACCACCTATCGCGTGCCCGGACACCGACTGACCGACCTCACGCGGGAGGTGGATCTGATAGAGGAGGTGGCGAGGCACGCGGGCTACGACAGCTTCCCGGAGGAGCGGCTGCCGATCCGTCCGAGCGCGGTTCCCGACGCCCCGCTGTCCGTGCTCGAAGGCAGGCTGCGCGAGCGCTGGGTGGGCCGCGGCTTCCTCGAGGCGCGTACCGCGGCGTTCGCCCCCGAAGAGGAAGGCGACGTCGCGCTGCTCAATCCGCTGTCCAGCGAAGAGAGTCGGCTGCGCCGCTCGCTCGTGCCCGGACTGATCCGGCGGCTGCGGTTCAACCAGGCGCGCGGCGCGCGCGACGTGCGGTTGTTCGAGATCGGCACGGGCTTCGCCGCCGCGCTCTCGGAGGACGACATGCCCCGCGAGACGACGCGCCTCGCGGCGGCGTTCACCGGTGCACGACGCGCGCCGCACTGGGAGTCGCCGGTGCCCGAATGGGACGTGTGGGACGCGCGCGGGCTGCTGGAGGACATGGCTGACGCGCTGGAGCTGTCCGCCTCGGTCGTCGGCTGGAGCGCCGCCGCGCCGCGCACCGATATAGGCGCGTCTCTCGGAGGGACGGGGCTAGACGCGCCGAGCGCGCTCCGCCTGATCGACGCGGAGGGAGCGATCGTGGGGGTCGCCGGTCCCGTCGCCGCCGCGGTGGCCGACGCGCCGCCCTGGTCGGCGCCCTGGTGGGCGCTCGAGGTGCTGCTGCCGAGCGACCCCGACCTGAGCGATCGCCGGCGCTTGATCCCGCTACCCGCCCAGCCGGCGGTCGAGAGAGACCTCGCCCTGGCGACCCCGATAGAGATGCCCGCCGCGGAGGTCGATCGCGGCATTCGGGCGGCCGCCAGCGAGCTGCTGGTGGGGCTGACCCTGTTCGACGTCTACGTGGGACCCGGCGTGGACGCGGGCCGACGCAGTCTCGCCTTCCGGTTGCGGTTTCAGGCGCCGGACCGCACGCTGACCGACAGTGAGGTCGACGCGGAGGTGGCGAGGGTACTGGATCGCCTGGCGGAGGAGCTCGATGTCCGGCAAAGAAGCTGA
- the infC gene encoding translation initiation factor IF-3 has translation MIAGPFLLSHVGGVPIAVDKRTRVNDQIRISPVRVVDENGEQLGILGLDEAKTAASDRGLDLVEVAPMARPPVCRIMDYGKFKYEEARKAREARKKQHTTHVKEVKFRPGIEEHDFAFKVRHARRFLTEGDKVKATMMFRGRQMAHPEIGREVLDRVADAVEDLGKVESAPSMEGRFMIMILAPRK, from the coding sequence GTGATCGCGGGTCCTTTTTTGTTGTCGCATGTTGGAGGTGTTCCCATCGCCGTAGACAAAAGAACTCGGGTCAACGACCAGATCCGGATCAGCCCCGTGCGCGTCGTGGACGAGAACGGGGAGCAGTTGGGAATTCTCGGCCTCGATGAGGCGAAGACCGCGGCTTCGGACCGTGGCCTCGACCTGGTGGAGGTCGCACCCATGGCACGGCCGCCGGTCTGCCGGATCATGGATTACGGCAAGTTCAAGTACGAGGAGGCGCGCAAGGCGCGGGAGGCGCGCAAGAAGCAGCACACGACGCACGTGAAGGAGGTGAAGTTCCGCCCCGGAATCGAGGAGCACGATTTCGCCTTCAAGGTGCGCCACGCGCGGCGCTTCCTCACGGAGGGAGACAAGGTCAAGGCGACGATGATGTTTCGGGGGCGGCAGATGGCGCACCCCGAGATCGGGCGGGAGGTCCTCGATAGAGTGGCCGACGCGGTGGAAGACCTGGGCAAGGTTGAGAGCGCCCCATCGATGGAAGGGCGCTTCATGATCATGATTCTCGCGCCCCGAAAGTAG